The Oleiphilus messinensis DNA segment CACCTGAAAGAAAAGCAGCTGCAAAAAATTGATACCGTGCATTTAAAATCCCGGGTAAAAAAATGGGCCGGCAAAATCAAGCGTCCTTGAAAAGTGGTGACAAATGACACAGCAGAAATAACACAGGACAGGCCCTGAAATGCCGGTTACGTGGTTCTAACGAGGTAAATATGGAAAAAACAGGCACTCATCAAAGCGCAGCAAACCTTAATGTCGATCAGGCGGAGATTGCGAAATTCGAGGAATTGGCAAGTCGCTGGTGGGATCAATCGAGCGAATTCAAACCATTGCATGATATTAATCCGCTCAGGGTTAACTACATCGATCAACGCGGGTGTTTGCCGGGTAAAACAGTCCTGGATGTCGGTTGTGGAGGTGGAATCTTATCTGAAGGCCTGTGCCAACGCGGTGCCCATGTCACCGGAATCGATATGGGTGAGGCGCCTTTGGCCGTAGCAAGGCTTCATGGTCTGGAATCTGGAATCAGCGTCAACTACTTGCAGACAACTGCGGAACATCACGCGCAGAACCATCTGGAGCACTACGACGTCATCACTTGTCTGGAAATGCTCGAGCATGTCCCCGATCCCGGGTCGGTTATTAACGCCTGTGCGCATATGCTCAAGCCCGGTGGCCACCTGTTTCTCTCCACGATCAATCGCAACCCGAAAGCGTACCTGTTTGCGATTATCGGTGCCGAGCGGCTGCTCAAGATGCTACCGAAAGGTACCCATGATTTTAAAAAGTTCATCCGGCCATCAGAGCTCGCTCGGTATGTTCGAAATGCAGGACTGGAATTGCAGGATATTACGGGAATGACCTACAACCCGGTCACTCAGCAATACAAACTGGGTAAAGACGTTGATGTGAATTACCTGATGCACGTTACTAAACCTCAATAACGGAATAGACCACCCTCGCCATGAAGCCTGAGCCTTTGAAAATGACACCAGCTGCAGTATTGTTCGATCTTGACGGAACATTAATCGATACGGCACCCGACTTTATCCGCGTGGTGAACGCGCAACGCCAGCAGTATGGCCTGCAACCACTTTCCTCAGAACAAATTCGCAACTCCGTTTCCAATGGCGCTCGCGCCCTGATCAATCTGTCGTTTGGCCTGGATGTCGATGATCCGGGGTATGCCGAGAAACACACTGAGCTGCTGGACATGTATCTGGCAGGCTTAGCCATGGATACCGTGCTCTTTCCAGGAATGGACAAACTGATTTCAGCACTGGAGTCAATCGGTATTCCCTGGGGCATTGTGACCAATAAGCCACGTCGGTTTACCGACCCGCTATTGGATCAAATGGCGCTCCAGAATCGCTGTGGCGTAACAGTTTGTCCGGATGATGTTACAAATCGGAAACCTGACCCCGAGCCGTTACTGCTGGCCTGTACTACACTGAAAGTAGAGCCTCGTAACTGTATCTATGTCGGGGATCACATCCGCGATATTGAGGCCGGCAAACGCGCAGAAATGTATACCGTTGCAGCCCGTTTCGGCTACATCAACGAACCCGCTGAGGTTTCAGACTGGGGTGCGGATCTCATTGTCGATCACGCGCAGGAACTGCACGACTTTTTACAACAGTACTTATAATTAGCCAGATGTGTAGCAACACGAAACACGCACTTTTGATACAGACTACAGGAACAACATTATGCTGGATTACAAAGCCCCTAAAGATCTCCTGAAAGACCGGGTTATACTGGTTACCGGAGCAGGAGATGGAATAGGAAAAGCCGCGGCCAAAAGCTTTGCGGCCCACGGGGCCACGGTAATTTTGCTCGGCAGAACACTGAAAAAACTGGAAGCGGTGTACGATGAAATTGAAGCATCCGGTCATCCCAAGCCAGCTATTTTTCCGCTGAACCTGGAGGGTGCTGCAGCAAAAGATTACGAAGACCTGGCCAATTCTCTCGATGAAGAGTTTGGCCGCCTGGATGGTATTCTGCACAACGCTGCCGTTCTGGGGCCACGTACTCCAATTGATCAATACAATACGGAAAACTGGATGCAGGTCATGCAAGTCAACTTGAATGCACCTTTTTTCCTGACTCAATCACTTATTCCGCTTTTACGCCAGTCGAATGATGCCTCGATTATCTTCACCTCTTCCAGCGTTGGCCGAAAAGGTAGAGCCTACTGGGGTGGTTATGCTGTCTCGAAATTCGGTGTGGAAGGATTAATGCAAGTCGTTGCTGATGAATTGGATGACGAACACAACAACATTCGCTCCAACTCAATCAACCCTGGCGCGACCCGCACCAATATGCGTGCCCATGCCTACCCGGCAGAAAACCCCGCTCACAATCCAGCACCCGAGGAAATCATGCCCGTCTACCTGTACTTGATGGGACCGGACAGTGCGGGAATCACCGGTCAGGCGTTTGATGCACAGCCGAAGAAGTAATCTGAATCGATTGATGGCTTGACATTTTTGGGGCCTGTTGACGTTTCATCCTTCGGCTTTACACAACTGTGCATTCCTACCGAAGGGTGATGTCTTATTCGCAGCGATTGAAATTTGTTAACACCCCCTACCGAAGCTAAAAAACATGGCTGATCAACAGCCTGCGTCGCCACCACCGCAACTCCCCCCGCCATCACCGAAACCGCCACCGCCAAACCAGCCGCCGGAGCCACCACCTGAACCGCCACCATCAAACCAATTTCCAATGCGGATAAACAACAGAACAATGGATACTGCAAATATAATCGGGCAAATCGCTTCAGTGATGAAATCTCCAGAGTCAATATCGATATAATGCCATGCGCCATAGGCCACGAGCAGATTAACAATCAGCGATATCACAGTTTATGACCTCGGGAAATTCAATAGTTTCAGGGGGCTTAAGGTATCCGTTTAACGAATCGGAGCTTTCTGGCGCTTTTGGCCAAATAGACCGAACCAGAACAAACCTTCGAGCATGAAGCCCAGGAAAAGGAACAAAATACCGCCGGCAGGAATACCAAAGGTGTAGCATGCAATTGCTGCAAACAAGCATGCGAATGATAATAAAATTCGGGTGATTACTTTCACAAAACTCTCCTTTTCACGAGCCACTTTTTCACAGGCCAAGCAGTACTTAATTGCACGTCTACCTTAAGCATACCCGCTACAAAGGGTCGTAACAATCGGGATAACATTAACAATGTGTATTATATCGCTCCCAACTTTGAACCAAAGTACGACCGGTTTTCGTTTAAATGAGAGTGAAACGGGTCACGATGAACCAGTCATCGTGACCAAGCATACAAGTTACTATCGTTTCCGCAACTCTGTAACCTGCTCGCCCTTGACGCCCCAGTTGTCCGTTGGAATCTCGGTAATGACTACGTGTGTGGTTTCAGGGTTTTTGTTCAGTACATCAACAACTAACTGCGTTGCACCCTGGATCAGTTGTTGTTTCTGCTCTTTGGTAACGCCTTCGTCAGTTACCTGAATATGGATATATGGCATCGCTACTCTCCTTTACGAATTAAACGGTTGCTATCTGGTCAACATTCTCGGTTTGCCCGAGGTAATTTGATTCAATATGTGCTTTAAAAAACGCCTTGGTATTTGATCCCGGTACAAAATCTGTATCGTTGAAGACAAAAGCGGGTACGGACTGAACCGGAAACATCGCTTTACGTCGCTCTTTTTCTGCCATGACCGCTAACACTGATGGATTATGCAGAGCAGAATCAAGCAATCCCTGTGCATCGAGGTTTGCATTAATCAGTACCGAACGCACCAGATCAATTTCACTCAAATTTATTCCCTTTAAGTGATACGCCTCCAGCAAGCACTGATG contains these protein-coding regions:
- the ubiG gene encoding bifunctional 2-polyprenyl-6-hydroxyphenol methylase/3-demethylubiquinol 3-O-methyltransferase UbiG: MEKTGTHQSAANLNVDQAEIAKFEELASRWWDQSSEFKPLHDINPLRVNYIDQRGCLPGKTVLDVGCGGGILSEGLCQRGAHVTGIDMGEAPLAVARLHGLESGISVNYLQTTAEHHAQNHLEHYDVITCLEMLEHVPDPGSVINACAHMLKPGGHLFLSTINRNPKAYLFAIIGAERLLKMLPKGTHDFKKFIRPSELARYVRNAGLELQDITGMTYNPVTQQYKLGKDVDVNYLMHVTKPQ
- a CDS encoding HAD family hydrolase, translated to MTPAAVLFDLDGTLIDTAPDFIRVVNAQRQQYGLQPLSSEQIRNSVSNGARALINLSFGLDVDDPGYAEKHTELLDMYLAGLAMDTVLFPGMDKLISALESIGIPWGIVTNKPRRFTDPLLDQMALQNRCGVTVCPDDVTNRKPDPEPLLLACTTLKVEPRNCIYVGDHIRDIEAGKRAEMYTVAARFGYINEPAEVSDWGADLIVDHAQELHDFLQQYL
- a CDS encoding YciK family oxidoreductase, with amino-acid sequence MLDYKAPKDLLKDRVILVTGAGDGIGKAAAKSFAAHGATVILLGRTLKKLEAVYDEIEASGHPKPAIFPLNLEGAAAKDYEDLANSLDEEFGRLDGILHNAAVLGPRTPIDQYNTENWMQVMQVNLNAPFFLTQSLIPLLRQSNDASIIFTSSSVGRKGRAYWGGYAVSKFGVEGLMQVVADELDDEHNNIRSNSINPGATRTNMRAHAYPAENPAHNPAPEEIMPVYLYLMGPDSAGITGQAFDAQPKK
- a CDS encoding tautomerase family protein, whose amino-acid sequence is MPYIHIQVTDEGVTKEQKQQLIQGATQLVVDVLNKNPETTHVVITEIPTDNWGVKGEQVTELRKR